A segment of the Bacillus licheniformis DSM 13 = ATCC 14580 genome:
AAAAACTAACACCGGGGTATATTTTACCCCTTGATGTTTTAGATCAACTTGATAGGGATCTCAAAAAGCTCTATCTCGACAACTCCGAAAAACCCTCGGATATCTATTACCTAGACGAAATGGACATCGGGTGGTTTTGCGAACTAATGAATTTTAGTGATGGTGGTAGCTCTCACGGAAGCGGAAAAACACAACAAAAACTCGGCTATATCGATCAGATACCGGGTTTTTAGAAGGGAGGTATCGGAGATTTGGCGACTGAATCAGTCGGATCTATACGCGTTAGTTTAGGTCTAGACAACATTGACTTCTCTCGCGGCCTCCAGGACGTTAACAGAAAATTAAAGGTACTAAACTCGGAATTCAAAGCAGCAATGGCTGGCGCTGGCCGATTCGATAACAGCCTGGATTCATTGCGTAATAAGACCGACATATTAAATCGGACTTTACAAACGCAAAAGGCAAAACTTAACGAGTTGAAGCGGCAATATGAAGAGAGCGTAAGGACGACGGGAAGGTATTCGGCACAATCCGAAAAGCTCCTCGCCCAGTATAATCGAACTGTTGCAGCGGTTCGGAAAACTGAGGATCAGTTAGACCTTCTTAACCGTAAAATGAGAGAGCAGAGCAACGGCTTCAGTCAATTAGGCGCTAAAATTAGCGCAAGCATTAAGACGATCGATACGAAGTTGCGCGTATTGGATTCGTCATTTGAGGCCGCATCAGCCGGCGTAAGGGATTTCGGTTCTACTACCGAGCAACTACGACAAAAATCGGAACATCTTACGCAATCGATCTCGTTACAAGAGCAGCGACTTAAAAACATCCGCCGACTGTATCTCGAAGCTAAACGCGCAAAAGGCGAAGATGCTCAGGCGACTCAAGAATTACGCGTTCAAATGAATCAAGCGACGGCACAACTTCGAACAACTCAAGCCGAACTGGCCGCAACGAACCGACAGATCCAATCGAACACGGGCCGTTGGAACGAGCTCGGCAACCGGATGGGTGAAGTCGGGGACCGGATGCGGGACGTTGGGGGTCGAATGCAATCTGCGGGATCTGAAATCGCGATGTCATTCGGCGTAGCGACAGCGGCTTTAGGCGGAGGTCTTGCGGTTTCAACGAAAAAAGCGATGGACTTCGAGCAGCAGATGTCGAGCGTGAAGGCGGTCATGAATCCGGCAGAAGCCAACCAATACAGCGCTGCCCTTACGGAATTAGCCATTAAACTCGGTGCTGATACGAAATACAGTGCGCTTGAGGCTGCGCAAGGTATGGAAGAACTCGTAAAGGCCGGTGTATCTACGAAGGACATACTGAATGGCGCACTTAAGGGCGCGCTATCGCTTGCGACAGCGGGAGAATTAGAGCTTGCGGATGCGGCGGAAATTGCGTCGACTGCACTGAATGCGTTTAAAGACGATAACATTAGCGTTGCACAGGCAGCAGATATTCTCGCAGGGGCCGCAAACTCTTCTGCAACAACGGTTGGAGAGATGCGGTATGGTCTTCAAATGACATCCGCAGTAGCAGCCGGTATGGGACTGTCTTTTAAAGACACGGCTACTACACTAGCCCTCTTCGCACAGAATGGACTTAAAGGATCAGATGCAGGTACTTCGATGAAAACGATGTTAAGTCGTTTAGTACCTATGACAAAAGCTCAGTACGAGACAATGCACGATCTTGGTCTAGTCACCCTTGATACTTCCGAAGCTTTTAAACGTATGGCTGATAAAGGCTTCAAACCAGCGAGTAAAAATATCGGCGATATATACGAGGCACTTAACAAGTATGTTGAAAAGACGACAGGAGCGAAGCAAGGGACCGAAAAGTTCGAGAAGGCCTTTGACAAAGCCACTCGGAGTCTTGGAATCATGGACAATAAATTTTTCGATGCTAACGGAAATATTCGGAGTATGACAGAAATATCTGGAGAGCTTTCTAAGGCGCTTGACGGTTTGTCCGCAAAAGATAAACAAGAAGCCCTTTACAATATTTTCGGTAGTGACGCTATTCGAGGCGCGTTGATTCTTGGTAAGGAAGGAAGTAAAGGCTTCGATAAAATGGCGGCTGCAATGGATAAAATTAAGGCCGATAATGTTGCTGCTGAAAAAATGAATAACCTTAAGGGTAAAATCGAAGAGCTTTCCGGTGCCGTAGAAACTGCACAAATTTCATTTGGTAATGCGCTAACCCCAGCTATCTCTGCACTCGTTTCTGTGCTTCAGAGCGCGACGGACTGGTTTAATGGTCTATCTAAAGGAATGCAATCGTTCGTAGCTATTTCTTTAGCGGTTACAACTGTAATTATGGGCATTGTTGCAGCGTTAGGTTTTTTAATGCTAGGTGTCGGCCAAATGATATCTGGACTCGGGACTGTAAGCGGTCTTTTAAAAGGTTTGATAAAAAGTGAAAAGTTCATAAAGGTTATAGGTGTTGCATTCGGAGCACTTACGAGTCCGATCGGCCTTACGGTTCTTGGCATAACCGCGGTAGGAGCAGCTCTTGTAATCGCGTACAAAAAGTCTGAGAAATTCCGTAATTTTGTAAACGGCGCTTTTGAATCAGTCAGAAACGTGACGGTTACGGCATTCAGCAGTATTTCGGCAGTGGTAGGCGACACATTTAATTTTATACAAAAAGCTTCGGTAGCCGGGTGGGAGAGATTTTCTGACGGCGTCTCCGTTATTGTTCCGGCAGTACGAAAGCGATTTGCTAACGTGGTTAATTCAATAGGTGAATTCGTTTCAAACATCGGATCGTCGATCGCAGATAGATTCGGTTCCGGACTAGCGGATAGAACCGGCTCCGCAGTAGATTTATTCATTCAGAATTTAAGGGCTGCGTTTTCGAGCGTGGGCGGAATCATATCGATTTTAGCGCCAACCGTGACTGCGTTAGGGCTGGCGATGGCCGGAGTTTCCGGATCTATTGGTTTTGTCATCACCTCTCTTGTTAGTCTAGCCGGTTTTTTATTCCGACTATATCAAACAAACGAAGAGTTTAGAGCGTCTGTACAGAACGCCTGGTCACAGATTATGTCGGTGATCGGTAACGTTGTAGTTGCGATTCAGCCAATCATAAATCAATTTATCGGGTATTTTTCGGATATTGCAGCAGAGCTTGCACCTGAATTCGCGAAAACGGGCGAAGTCATAATGTCCAGCATTAGTTCGTTAGGACCAACGTTTACTGAGCTCGGAAATGCTTTTGGGGAATTGTGGACAACGTTAGGTCAATCATTCTCTGAAATTGCGGTTCAGATAGCGCCGGTAATCCAGGAATTAGGCGTGACTTTCGCGGCGTTTCTACCGCAAGTTGTAACTTTGGTTGGACAGTTGATTCAGACATGGGCATCTTTCCAAGTCCAATTCGCACAACTTATTATGCAAGTCGCATCGGTACTATTGCCAATGTTAGCTCAAGCATTTACATCTTTGCTTCCGCTGATTTTACAAATCGTATCGTCTGTACTTCCAATAGTGCTACAGTTGATTCAGTCCCTTGTTCCAGTAGTAACCACTATTGCGACTACCTTGTTACCAATTTTGCTACAGGCGTTTCAGTCAATTTTCCCGCCAGTACTGGCGATAATTCAGTCTGTAGTGCCTATCGTCGCTAATCTGTTAACATCAGTTGCTCAAATCTTGAGTCAGTTGGCTGTAACCTTGCTACCACTCATTCTGCAAGTTGTTCAGGCTGTTTTCCCTGTTGTAACAAGCATCATTCAGATTGCCATGCAGGTAGCCGTAACGGTTTTACAGTTAGTGGCAACTATAATTCGTACTGTTCTTATCCCAGCGATCCAATTCGTGCTGAAAATTGTGCAAGTCGTGTTCCCTGTAGTTGTTAGTGTAATCCAAAACGCACTCAATATCGTGATCAACGTAGTTAAGTTTTTCACTGCGCTACTAAAAGGCAATTGGAGTGCGGTCTGGAATGCGATACTTGGGATTCTGAAAAGTATTTGGAACATAATCACCGCAGTAATCCGAGGAGCTGTAAATGTAGTCCTCACACTCTTTTCTGGATTGGTCAATGGGGCAGTTAGCGCCTGGAATTTCTTGAAGGACAGAACAGTAGGTTTGTTCAAATCAATCGGGAAATTTGCGGCCGACACGTTCCACAACATGATCGAGGGAGCAAAGGCGCTACCAGGTGAAATTGGTGACGGAATAAAAAATATGGCCGGCAGAGCTCTATCCGGAGTTAAATCTCTAGGAAATACGATGATCGGCGGACTTGAAGGAATTATCAATGGCTTGACGCAAAAAGGGATTAACAAGCTACTCGATACATTCGGGGTGGATAAAAAACTCCGGATCCCTAAACTCGAAATTCCGAGGTTCGCTAAAGGTACGCCAGCAGGTGGGCACAAAGGCGGTCTTGCTATCTTAGGAGATGGAGGCGGTCCGGAGTTATTCCGTACACCTTCCGGTTTCACAGGTTTAAGCCCTGGAACCGACACGCTCTTTAATCTGCCAAAGGGGACGCAAGTCTTGCCGCATAAAGAAACACGCGAGGTACTATCTTCTGGAATCCCCGCATTCAGGAAAGGTACGAAGAACAAAAGTTTCTTCGATTCTGCTATCGATGTTGGAAAATCCGCTGTTGATGCGGGTAAAGCTGCCGTAAACAGTGTTAAGGATTTCGCTTTTGATGCGTGGGAATACGTAAGCAATCCGTCAAAACTTATCGCTAAAACGATAGAAAGTCTCGGACTGAAGTTGCCGGATATTTCCGGAGCTTTCGGGACAATTGCGAAAGGTGCCTTCGGTAAAGTCAAAGATTCCGCCGTCAGCTTTATGAAAAAGAAACTCGCTGACTTTGGTGGAGCTTTCGGAAGTGGCGATAAAGCGTCCGGAAACGTTAAGCAATGGATTCGGGCGGCGATGGCTAAAACGAATTCGCCAGCTTCTTGGTTCGCTCCACTCGTTACAATTGCGATGAAAGAGTCCGGAGGCCGTACGGGTCCGTCTACAATTAATCGTTGGGACTCGAACTGGAGACGTGGTACACCGTCAATGGGACTTATGCAAACGATCAAACCAACGTTTGATGCGTATAAGCTTCCGGGCATGGGCGATATCATGAATCCGGTGCACAACGCGGTTGCGGCTATACGTTATATCAAATCTCGCTATGGAAGCCCGTTTAATACTCCAGGCATCAGATCGATGGAGAAAGGCGGTCCGTACAAAGGATATAAAATCGGCGATATTGTGACGCAAAAGCAGCTCGCCTGGATTGCGGAAGAAGGTCCAGAAGCGATTATTCCGTTGCAAAACCATAGGCAGCGGGCGCAGCAATTATGGACGGCGGCAGGAAGAGAAATCGGTATGGATCCGTCTGGTGGAAGTA
Coding sequences within it:
- a CDS encoding phage tail tape measure protein, whose amino-acid sequence is MATESVGSIRVSLGLDNIDFSRGLQDVNRKLKVLNSEFKAAMAGAGRFDNSLDSLRNKTDILNRTLQTQKAKLNELKRQYEESVRTTGRYSAQSEKLLAQYNRTVAAVRKTEDQLDLLNRKMREQSNGFSQLGAKISASIKTIDTKLRVLDSSFEAASAGVRDFGSTTEQLRQKSEHLTQSISLQEQRLKNIRRLYLEAKRAKGEDAQATQELRVQMNQATAQLRTTQAELAATNRQIQSNTGRWNELGNRMGEVGDRMRDVGGRMQSAGSEIAMSFGVATAALGGGLAVSTKKAMDFEQQMSSVKAVMNPAEANQYSAALTELAIKLGADTKYSALEAAQGMEELVKAGVSTKDILNGALKGALSLATAGELELADAAEIASTALNAFKDDNISVAQAADILAGAANSSATTVGEMRYGLQMTSAVAAGMGLSFKDTATTLALFAQNGLKGSDAGTSMKTMLSRLVPMTKAQYETMHDLGLVTLDTSEAFKRMADKGFKPASKNIGDIYEALNKYVEKTTGAKQGTEKFEKAFDKATRSLGIMDNKFFDANGNIRSMTEISGELSKALDGLSAKDKQEALYNIFGSDAIRGALILGKEGSKGFDKMAAAMDKIKADNVAAEKMNNLKGKIEELSGAVETAQISFGNALTPAISALVSVLQSATDWFNGLSKGMQSFVAISLAVTTVIMGIVAALGFLMLGVGQMISGLGTVSGLLKGLIKSEKFIKVIGVAFGALTSPIGLTVLGITAVGAALVIAYKKSEKFRNFVNGAFESVRNVTVTAFSSISAVVGDTFNFIQKASVAGWERFSDGVSVIVPAVRKRFANVVNSIGEFVSNIGSSIADRFGSGLADRTGSAVDLFIQNLRAAFSSVGGIISILAPTVTALGLAMAGVSGSIGFVITSLVSLAGFLFRLYQTNEEFRASVQNAWSQIMSVIGNVVVAIQPIINQFIGYFSDIAAELAPEFAKTGEVIMSSISSLGPTFTELGNAFGELWTTLGQSFSEIAVQIAPVIQELGVTFAAFLPQVVTLVGQLIQTWASFQVQFAQLIMQVASVLLPMLAQAFTSLLPLILQIVSSVLPIVLQLIQSLVPVVTTIATTLLPILLQAFQSIFPPVLAIIQSVVPIVANLLTSVAQILSQLAVTLLPLILQVVQAVFPVVTSIIQIAMQVAVTVLQLVATIIRTVLIPAIQFVLKIVQVVFPVVVSVIQNALNIVINVVKFFTALLKGNWSAVWNAILGILKSIWNIITAVIRGAVNVVLTLFSGLVNGAVSAWNFLKDRTVGLFKSIGKFAADTFHNMIEGAKALPGEIGDGIKNMAGRALSGVKSLGNTMIGGLEGIINGLTQKGINKLLDTFGVDKKLRIPKLEIPRFAKGTPAGGHKGGLAILGDGGGPELFRTPSGFTGLSPGTDTLFNLPKGTQVLPHKETREVLSSGIPAFRKGTKNKSFFDSAIDVGKSAVDAGKAAVNSVKDFAFDAWEYVSNPSKLIAKTIESLGLKLPDISGAFGTIAKGAFGKVKDSAVSFMKKKLADFGGAFGSGDKASGNVKQWIRAAMAKTNSPASWFAPLVTIAMKESGGRTGPSTINRWDSNWRRGTPSMGLMQTIKPTFDAYKLPGMGDIMNPVHNAVAAIRYIKSRYGSPFNTPGIRSMEKGGPYKGYKIGDIVTQKQLAWIAEEGPEAIIPLQNHRQRAQQLWTAAGREIGMDPSGGSNEEELALLRGQNALLRQTNTLLTGILRKDPSVVVDTAALTDSVEKGQAQNIGFNKLLWGDR